Genomic window (Vitis riparia cultivar Riparia Gloire de Montpellier isolate 1030 chromosome 4, EGFV_Vit.rip_1.0, whole genome shotgun sequence):
TCATTTAaatgatcaaaattttcaagtattaaaaatattataagtgtttcataaaattactatcaaacaagCTATTatagtatatttgataatattttataaaaaaattttaacttttctaccacttgaattataaaaaaatttcatatgttagaaatattataaatactttctaaaatcattatcaaacagtTCTTTAAAGTTCGtttaatagtaatttaaaaaatattactaacaattttaatatttaaaaaaataaataaataaataaatattaaaaaaattagaggctAGAAGTGTttcaaaaaattactatcaaatagatttttatcaGTGATTTTCCTAAATTCACTtcctaataaaatatttttactaaaaatactaCAAGTGATACTCTAACGTTTAGGATCCGAACTGCACTGTCCATCTTTCACATGTAACTCTTGTACTATGGTTTTCCGAAACTGGcccaaacataatctaaatcACTGCTTTGATGTTACAGAAGATATGTCGACAATAATTCTTGCAAACCCCGTCAAGTTGGCCTATAATAGTGGGACCCACTTTTTCTCCACGTATGCaaacatatatttaatatatttctacTCATCTAAAGTTTTGTGATTAATCCAAGTTTTAATTAATCCTGGTATCCAAATACAATAAGTTGTACATAAAGTTTTGGTATATGATCATTATTTATAGTATAGTAAATAAGCGAAAGCAatctaaaataattcaaatatattctcaaaaatgtcttattttcataataaatcctcaaaaaaaattgttttctcataAATTATTGCGAAACGTAATTAATATGATCGATGTTTTTTAAGAACAGAAAGATGTTTTTAAACACCATCCGATCAGACATGGAGATGTCATGTTCTTTACAAAAGCTGAAGAAGTTTAATATGTACGTACGTGTAAGATTATGATCGTATTCATGCGTACCATCGCTTTCATCTTCAATGTCATGCGTCACTTGGATCAATGGTATTACAGACACCACGTTTACACCTCCAACCTACTGGAGTATACAGATAGGTGTGTTAATAACACACCCCCATAATTCCTTCTTTATATACCTAGCTACCCATCTCCTCCCCCCTCACCATATTTTAGAGAGTTCTCACTATATCTATCTtcatcttctctctctttcaattCTCTGTCTATGCATGCCATGGAATTCTATGGCAAGAGAAGTCTTTCTAGCTACATGGATGACGAGAGGAAGGCCATTAATCAATCTCCAAATCGTGCCCCTCTCAGAACCCATCAACAAATTTCAGAACAAGACCTCCATTTAAGCCCTACAAGGTCTATGATGACCCTAATGCCACCTCCAAGTCCAGAGTCACCATGGACGCTCTCTCCTCTCCATACTCCTTCCCCTTCTCTCCTTTACCACTGCATCGCCTCCCTTCACCGCCATGAAGGTAACATATACTCCATCGCTGTTTCCAGAGGGCTTGTCTTCACTGGCTCTGAGAGCAGCCGGGTTCGTGTATGGAGGCAACCTGACTGCATTGAGAGAGGGTATTTGAAGGCCAGCTCCGGTGAAGTCCGAGCCATCTTGGGTTATGGTAACATGCTCTTCACCACTCATAGAGACAACAAAATCCGGATGTGGAATGTCACAAATTCGGATAGTTTTCGGTCCAAGAAGGTCTCAACCCTGCCTAGAAGAAGCTCATTGTTTATTTTCCCAAGGGCAAGTCCTCAAAAGCACAAGGATTGCATTTCTTGCATGGCTTATTACCATGCAGAAGGGCTTTTATACACAGGCTCCTGGGACAGAACAGTAAAGGCATGGCGAGTTTCCGATAAGCAGTGCGTGGACTCATTTGTGGCTCATGAAGATAATGTTAATGCCATTGTGGTAAACCAGGAGGATGGTTGTCTATTTACTTGTTCTTCTGATGGATCAGTGAAGGTATGGAGGAGATTATATGTAGAGAGCTCTCATACTCTCACAATGACTCTCAAATTCCAACCCTCACCGGTAAATGCATTGGCCCTAAGCTTGTCTCTCAACACTTGCTTCCTCTACTCAGGATCCTCAGATGGGTTTATAAATTTCTGGGAGAAGGAGAAAATGTCCGGCAGGTTCAACCATGGAGGATTCTTGCAAGGTCACCGGTTCGCCGTTCTTTGTTTAGTAGCAGTGGAGAAGTTAGTATTCAGTGGCTCTGAGGATACTACAATCAGGGTTTGGAGGAGAGAAGAAGGAAGCTGCTATCATGAGTGTCTTGCAGTGTTGGATGGACATAGAGGGCCAGTGAGATGCCTAGCTGCTTGTTTGGAGATGGAGAAAGTTGTGATGGGGTTCTTGGTCTACAGTGCAAGCTTGGACCAAACTTTCAAGGTATGGAGAATTAGGGTCTTACCAGATGATCAGAAGAAGATGTGCTTGGATGAAAGCAACCGGAGCGATAGTTTGAAGGCGAAGATAATGGAGTATGAGATGAGTCCTGTGTTGTCTCCTTCATGGGTGGCGAAAAAGCTTCAAAGTAGCCATTTTCAGTAGCTACATAAAAGGACGAATGCTTATTCCTTAGTCACTTTCCCATAAAATTCAGCCCAAAGTACAAACTGGGCATTATTATTCCTATTAGCCTTATGGGTGTctaaccctaaaccttaaagTTTTCCTTTCTTGAAGTTTTGGTGTGGatgtagatatatatatatatacaaatatgtaTGTGCAATATTCATCTAAAGtaagatgaagaaataaatatgaGCAATAATGACGATTAATGTTAATCAAGTGCTTTGTtcatatcttctttttttattgtattaaacATTAATCAAGTTGATATATATCGTTACCCTCTTGCCAATCATCAATTGTATCGGTATTAAAGATCAAATGAGTTTTGGGCATCAGGTTCAAATTAATCTCCATATTGTCTAAgtacttttgatttttaaatttttagggcATATGTAGAAGGTTACAATAGATTACTAAAAACAAGGaattatttccattttcaattCTAATTTATCTCTTTCACAATATATTATAATTCACCTCTATATTTATTCTTATGTTGGTGGTGTCTATTATTGTTAAGAATTAAttgagttatttatttttattattctctaattaatattattaagtattaaatctatagttttatatgttgaaaaaaattatgaaattaattattgtatttttttcttattttatatagttaatagaaaatatttgaaaaccaataatttttaaaaataataatttaatatatttccaaatatctcaaaatactaaaattgaataataaaaattgtgatTAAAATGTGCCTCTTATTGttgaaattaattcattaattttggaTCTTATATTTGGGAAAGAGTGTCAAATcctaacattttatttttctttttaattttaatttctagatGGGTGTTAattatattagaattttaattaaaaaaattattagaattgatgatagttgatttttgttttgttataaggtcaattttgaaaatttataatgaaattatttttaatttaaatttttttttttaattggatttACTATGAGGTAAAAATAGCGACGGCATGTGGTAGAATTGTGGTTCCACTTTTGAATTATATCAATTTATATTACATCCATTTTTATCccaattaaataatttctttgttttggagAGGAAGTTGGAAGGGCCAATGTATATAATTCAATTGTTATAGGGTTTTTACCCTTATGTTTCTTAGGTGGAATGAGTGGATATCGGGAGGTTTGagaagataatatttttttttttttatagaaaaaatagtaattttcacaagaattatatatttttaaggtGGAAGACATCATTGATTTAGAGtgctttttatattatttttactcaAATTGTTTCAAGTGGaagtgttttcttttaaagtgtttttaggagaatcaccaataaaatgtttttcctaaaaaacactacaagtaatttttttaacactataaataattttttatgtctttaaaagtgtttcctaaatattttttaaatacctaattttttttcaaaacacctTTTaggtcaaaaatattttttagaattattgtcaaacagATTCTTAAAGTACATTTGATAATATTtctagaagtgtttttaaaatgattatctCTTTAAGTGTtcatttagaaaacactttgaaagattttttaacattataaatgactttttagaattttaataatgtctttttttaaaatttcaaatacttcactgttgttaaaaaaaatattctttttaagttaaaaacgcTTCCTAGCAGGGTGATGGTGAGAAAAGATGGAGATATATGGATGATGAAGGTTGGGAAGAGAATATTTCAATAACTTCAACTTTCAAGTGATTGTGATGATAGGTGAAAGCAACTAATCATTCGTACAATTATAACACATGGTCCAAGTTCGAATTGAAGGTAGTTGGGTGTGTTCATGATGGGGGCTTAATTTTCAAATGGCCCTTGCAAGAGACTACCCTCAATGCAATACCCTTTTTCCTTCACATGGATATTTATGTATATTTAATTTCCATGGAATGTGCACCTAAAATATTGGCAGCCCATTTACCATTTGCCACCCTTTCACATTCAGCTCCCATGACTCAACTACTCCATGGGGCAGTCTTTGAAGTAGTAGATGggattatatcatatatatgtaGCATCTTCACCCTCACATTTTGTGTGGATGGCAAAGGCCTAGTATTTCCTTgtcctaataaaaaatttaaaatttaaaattttattaaaattaatatgtttaataaatacattaataatataatttttttttcacttattttctgggaaaatagtttttaaaattgttttatgtgttaaaaatgagaaaataaaaaatttattctcaattattttttaattttcttttatatatatataattgaatggGACAAGATAAGACAATTCCTTAACTTGActtgaatttcaaaaaattctcaaacttgtttttaattcatttattttaatatcaaaagtGTCCCATTAGGGGTAGGttaactataaaaaattatgagtaCATGATCGACAATAAAGATTTATGAGCATCTATGGTATATTATATTGTGTTAGCAAAAGCTTTAATACAAACGAAagttttaatgcaaataatattaatttaataacataaagaataaaACAATCCTATAGCACGTGAGGTTTTAACATAATTCGACTAACAATATCTACATTCacagaaaataaagaattttttcactataccataaaaaatattattacataaaagaaaattagataTAATTATTAGATTTTCGAAACATATCATGTTTTTACACTCCTTTTCTTGTATCCATATATTCTTGTATTCATACCTTGAACCATGAGCCCCTTACTCCATCTTATATCTCCCATTTTTTGTCACATCTTATCTATATATAAGCTCATCTTCATCTCATATCTTTTTTGggtctaaaatatttataaagatattcctaacaagtttctttattttataaggaaatatAACATTACAATAACATatcaacttagaaaatattctatacaatctTTATAATATGAATCTattctaatttttgttatattgttattttacaaattctaaaattaatatgaagtttgtatttaaatcaaaattaatcatACTTGAAAAGTACCTTTGAAAACGACTTTGAAAATTAAGgtatttcacaaattttaaaaatctaagaaaaaaacacttgaaataATTGTTGGAcaatcatttattaaattattattattttagtttatgtCTAAATTAGAGTAagtgattaattttaatatgataaaatatttaattatgttaa
Coding sequences:
- the LOC117913156 gene encoding protein JINGUBANG-like, which codes for MHAMEFYGKRSLSSYMDDERKAINQSPNRAPLRTHQQISEQDLHLSPTRSMMTLMPPPSPESPWTLSPLHTPSPSLLYHCIASLHRHEGNIYSIAVSRGLVFTGSESSRVRVWRQPDCIERGYLKASSGEVRAILGYGNMLFTTHRDNKIRMWNVTNSDSFRSKKVSTLPRRSSLFIFPRASPQKHKDCISCMAYYHAEGLLYTGSWDRTVKAWRVSDKQCVDSFVAHEDNVNAIVVNQEDGCLFTCSSDGSVKVWRRLYVESSHTLTMTLKFQPSPVNALALSLSLNTCFLYSGSSDGFINFWEKEKMSGRFNHGGFLQGHRFAVLCLVAVEKLVFSGSEDTTIRVWRREEGSCYHECLAVLDGHRGPVRCLAACLEMEKVVMGFLVYSASLDQTFKVWRIRVLPDDQKKMCLDESNRSDSLKAKIMEYEMSPVLSPSWVAKKLQSSHFQ